In Leptospira sp. WS58.C1, a single genomic region encodes these proteins:
- a CDS encoding ABC transporter permease subunit codes for MNSLAKRRFEKFRSNTKAWISLWILGTSYIISLFAPILANNQPWIVSYENSWKFPIFFRYTDKDFGGSEYSPINYKKLKLRDDFAESNDNWILFPPVPYGYNEDNLETIEDDENPPSSPSLKHWLGTDDRGRDVFTRIFYAYRNSMSFGLILVIIEFIFGTIVGGIQGYYGKRTDIILQRIIEILSAIPFLYLILIMGSFFGRGFIVLGITYSALSWIGISMYMRGEFYRSKSLTYVDAAKALGASSWSIMKNHILPNAITPLVTFLPFALISAISILSALDFLGYGIPAPNPSWGEMISQGRDNLRAWWLITFPSLSLAATILLSSFIGEGIRDSFDSKEKVTYE; via the coding sequence ATGAACTCTCTCGCTAAAAGAAGATTCGAAAAATTCAGATCCAATACAAAAGCATGGATCTCTCTTTGGATATTAGGAACCTCTTATATCATTTCCCTATTCGCGCCGATACTTGCAAATAATCAACCTTGGATCGTTTCGTACGAAAATTCTTGGAAGTTCCCCATCTTCTTTCGTTATACCGATAAGGATTTCGGAGGATCGGAGTACTCTCCTATAAATTATAAAAAACTAAAATTGCGGGATGATTTCGCGGAGAGTAATGATAACTGGATCTTATTTCCTCCTGTTCCTTACGGATATAACGAAGATAATTTAGAAACTATCGAAGACGACGAAAATCCACCTTCTTCTCCTAGTTTAAAACATTGGCTCGGTACGGACGATAGAGGAAGAGACGTATTCACACGGATCTTTTACGCCTACAGAAATTCCATGAGTTTCGGACTGATACTAGTAATTATAGAATTTATCTTCGGAACGATCGTAGGCGGGATCCAAGGATATTACGGAAAAAGAACGGATATCATTTTACAGAGGATAATCGAAATCTTATCCGCAATTCCCTTTTTATATTTGATACTGATCATGGGCTCTTTTTTCGGAAGGGGATTTATCGTATTAGGGATCACTTATTCCGCATTGAGCTGGATAGGCATCAGCATGTATATGAGGGGAGAATTTTACAGATCCAAGTCCCTGACTTATGTAGATGCGGCTAAAGCGTTAGGCGCTAGCTCTTGGAGTATTATGAAAAATCATATTCTCCCGAATGCGATCACTCCACTGGTTACCTTCTTACCTTTTGCACTTATCAGTGCGATCTCTATCTTAAGCGCTTTGGACTTCTTAGGTTATGGGATCCCGGCGCCCAATCCGTCTTGGGGAGAAATGATCAGCCAAGGAAGGGATAATCTCAGAGCTTGGTGGTTGATCACTTTTCCTTCTTTGTCATTGGCTGCGACCATTCTTCTTTCTTCATTTATAGGAGAAGGGATACGTGATTCTTTTGATTCTAAGGAGAAGGTAACGTACGAATGA